A genome region from Stenotrophomonas maltophilia includes the following:
- the coaBC gene encoding bifunctional phosphopantothenoylcysteine decarboxylase/phosphopantothenate--cysteine ligase CoaBC: MADSPNASPAPARALEGQKLLLCVGGGIAAYKALELVRRLRDAGAQVQVAMTAGAQQFVTPLSFQALSGQPTRTTLWDSAAEQAMGHIELARWADRIVVAPGTADLLARLAQGHADDLVSTLCLASTAPLTICPAMNHRMWLHPATQANIALLRQRGAQVIGPVDGPLAEGESGPGRLAEPGHIVAALAANGSAAAVIAAPETRALQGLRLLISAGPTYEDIDPVRYVGNRSSGKMGFALAAAAATMGAQVVLVSGPVQLPTPPGVQRVDVRSAAQMRDAVLKALPADIYIGAAAVSDYTPRQVAAQKLKKTAESQSLVIELVRTPDILAEVAAQTQSLKLVVGFAAETHDVEKYARGKLVDKRLDLVIANQVGISGGGFESDNNAATAYWQDGEQVFPATSKRELAEQLLALIARRLQA; this comes from the coding sequence GTGGCTGACTCCCCCAACGCTTCCCCCGCGCCGGCTCGCGCGCTGGAAGGTCAGAAACTGCTGTTGTGCGTCGGAGGCGGGATCGCGGCCTACAAGGCCCTGGAACTGGTGCGGCGCCTGCGCGACGCCGGTGCCCAGGTGCAGGTGGCGATGACCGCCGGTGCCCAGCAGTTCGTCACTCCGCTCAGTTTCCAGGCCCTGTCCGGGCAGCCGACCCGCACCACGCTGTGGGACAGTGCCGCCGAACAGGCCATGGGCCACATCGAGCTGGCCCGCTGGGCCGACCGCATCGTGGTCGCCCCGGGGACCGCCGATCTGCTGGCCCGGCTGGCCCAGGGCCACGCCGATGACCTGGTCAGCACCCTGTGCCTGGCCAGTACCGCGCCGCTGACGATCTGCCCGGCGATGAACCACCGCATGTGGCTGCATCCGGCCACCCAGGCCAACATCGCCCTGCTGCGCCAGCGCGGTGCGCAGGTGATCGGCCCGGTCGATGGTCCGCTGGCCGAGGGCGAATCCGGTCCCGGCCGTCTGGCCGAACCGGGCCACATCGTCGCCGCGCTGGCCGCCAATGGCAGTGCCGCAGCGGTGATTGCCGCACCGGAAACCCGCGCGCTGCAGGGCCTGCGCCTGCTGATCAGCGCCGGCCCGACCTACGAAGACATCGATCCGGTGCGCTATGTCGGCAACCGCAGCAGCGGCAAGATGGGCTTTGCCCTGGCCGCGGCCGCCGCGACGATGGGCGCCCAGGTGGTGCTGGTCAGCGGCCCGGTGCAGCTGCCGACGCCGCCCGGCGTGCAGCGCGTGGACGTGCGCTCGGCCGCGCAGATGCGCGATGCCGTGCTGAAGGCGCTGCCGGCCGACATCTATATCGGTGCCGCCGCGGTGTCCGACTACACCCCGCGCCAGGTGGCCGCGCAGAAGCTGAAGAAGACCGCCGAGAGCCAGTCGCTGGTGATCGAGCTGGTGCGCACGCCGGACATCCTCGCCGAGGTCGCTGCACAGACGCAGTCGTTGAAGCTGGTGGTCGGCTTCGCCGCCGAGACCCACGACGTGGAGAAATATGCGCGTGGCAAGCTGGTCGACAAGCGCCTGGACCTGGTGATCGCCAACCAGGTCGGCATCAGCGGCGGTGGTTTCGAGAGCGACAACAACGCCGCCACGGCCTACTGGCAGGACGGTGAACAGGTATTCCCGGCCACCTCCAAGCGCGAGCTGGCCGAACAACTGCTGGCGCTGATCGCGCGGAGACTCCAGGCATGA
- the dut gene encoding dUTP diphosphatase, which produces MTQAFTSQPLQVKLLDPRFGDSWPLPAYATEASAGMDLRAALDTALTLQPGDTALVPSGLAIHIADPNLCAVILPRSGLGHRHGIVLGNGTGLIDADYQGPLLISVWNRGREAFTIEPGDRIAQLVVVPIARVSLQVVDTFTDSVRGTGGFGHTGVR; this is translated from the coding sequence ATGACCCAGGCTTTCACTTCCCAACCGCTGCAGGTCAAGCTGCTCGATCCGCGCTTCGGCGACAGCTGGCCGCTGCCCGCCTACGCCACCGAAGCCAGCGCCGGCATGGACCTGCGCGCCGCGCTGGATACCGCGCTGACCCTGCAGCCGGGCGACACCGCGCTGGTGCCCAGCGGCCTGGCCATCCATATCGCCGATCCGAACCTGTGCGCGGTGATCCTGCCGCGTTCCGGGCTGGGCCACCGCCACGGCATTGTGCTCGGCAACGGCACCGGCCTGATCGACGCCGACTACCAGGGCCCGTTGCTGATCAGCGTCTGGAACCGTGGCCGCGAGGCCTTCACCATCGAGCCGGGCGATCGCATCGCGCAGCTGGTGGTCGTGCCGATTGCCCGCGTCAGCCTGCAGGTGGTGGATACTTTCACCGACAGCGTGCGGGGAACGGGTGGATTCGGCCATACCGGGGTGCGTTGA